A window of the Osmia lignaria lignaria isolate PbOS001 chromosome 2, iyOsmLign1, whole genome shotgun sequence genome harbors these coding sequences:
- the Nc73EF gene encoding oxoglutarate dehydrogenase Nc73EF isoform X3 translates to MYKARTVFSTLAPLAPRMCGPQRFASWLVRSHPLTRTTQKMVTDSIRKYNSRVATEPFLNGSSSSYVEEMYNAWLQDPNSVHVSWDAFFRSSTAGAPPGAAYQAPPSLAPSHNQIPLGALLPLGGGSQLSQVPINEKIIDDHLAVQAIIRSYQIRGHHIAKLDPLGINSADLDDRHPQELLYNYYSFEESDMDRIFKLPSTTFIGGKEKALPLREILRRLEAAYCGHIGVEFMFINSLEQCNWIRQKMETPGVMEMTNDERRLILARLTRATGFEAFLARKWSSEKRFGLEGCEILIPAMKQVIDKSTELGVESVVMGMPHRGRLNVLANVCRKPLSQIFTQFAALEAADDGSGDVKYHLGTYIERLNRVTNKNIRLAVVANPSHLEAVDPVVQGKTRAEQFYRGDGEGKKVMSILLHGDAAFCGQGIVFETMHLSDLPDYTTHGTIHIVVNNQIGFTTDPRHSRSSPYCTDVARVVNAPIFHVNSDDPEAVMHVCKVAAEWRATFHKDVVIDIVSYRRNGHNEIDEPMFTQPLMYRKIKNTPPALDKYAQNLTNDGVVTPEEVKDVKDKYEKICEEAYVNARQETHIKYKDWLDSPWSGFFEGKDPLKVSPTGIKEDTLIHIGKKFSSPPPNAAEFVIHKGIERILKSRMEMIEARTVDWALGEAMAFGSLLKEGIHVRLSGQDVERGTFSHRHHVLHHQTVDKATYRPLCYLYPDQAPYTVCNSSLSEFGVLGFELGYSMTNPNALVCWEAQFGDFNNTAQCIIDQFISSGQAKWVRQSGLVMLQPHGLEGMGPEHSSARLERFLQMSADDPDYFPPESEEFAVRQLHDINWIVANCSTPANYFHILRRQIALPFRKPLILMTPKSLLRHPEAKSSFDLMLENTEFLRVIPEEGPATQNPNNVKRVLFCSGKVFYDLKKSRAERQLEDKIAIARVEQISPFPYDLVKKEAAKYPNAELIWAQEEPKNQGGWTYVQPRFNTALNGTRPVSGGNTSSESSGGWFSGWFSSSKPTTTTASNSESVESDKPKQRTVRYVGRPTAASPATGSKMQHLKELKQLFDDSFNI, encoded by the exons ATGTATAAGGCAAGGACAGTATTTAGTACACTGGCCCCCCTAGCACCACGTATGTGCGGGCCACAAAGGTTTGCATCATGGTTGGTGAGGAGCCATCCCCTGACAAGGACCACACAGAAAATGGTTACTGattcaattagaaaatataacaGCCGTGTAGCCACAGAACCTTTTCTAAATGGCAGTTCCAGTTCTTATGTAGAAGAAATGTATAATGCGTGGTTACAAGATCCCAATAGTGTACATGTG TCTTGGGATGCGTTTTTTCGTAGTAGCACTGCTGGAGCTCCACCAGGTGCTGCATATCAGGCTCCTCCTTCTCTTGCCCCAAGTCATAACCAGATACCATTAGGAGCATTATTACCTCTTGGGGGTGGATCCCAGTTGAGCCAAGTACctattaatgaaaaaataatcgACGATCATCTTGCTGTGCAAGCTATTATTCGATCTTATCAG ATCCGTGGTCATCATATTGCTAAATTGGATCCACTCGGCATCAACAGCGCTGATCTTGATGATAGACATCCACAAGAGTTGctctataattattattcattcg AGGAGTCGGACATGGATCGTATTTTTAAGCTGCCGTCCACCACTTTTATCGGGGGTAAAGAAAAGGCATTGCCACTCCGTGAAATCTTGAGAAGATTGGAAGCTGCTTACTGCGGTCATATTGGAGTGGAATTTATGTTTATCAATTCCTTGGAACAGTGCAATTGGATCCGACAAAAAATGGAGACCCCAGGAGTTATGGAGATGACGAACGACGAAAGAAGACTTATCTTGGCTAGATTAACTCGTGCAACTGG ATTTGAAGCATTCCTTGCACGTAAATGGTCGTCCGAGAAAAGATTTGGATTAGAAGGATGCGaaattttgattcctgccatgAAGCAGGTGATCGATAAATCTACTGAACTAGGTGTCGAATCTGTTGTCATGGGTATGCCTCATCGCGGGCGTTTGAATGTACTTGCTAACGTTTGTCGCAAACCCTTAAGTCAAATATTCACTCAGTTTGCCGCTCTTGAAGCAGCTGATGAT GGTTCTGGtgatgttaaatatcatttGGGAACTTACATTGAGCGTCTAAATCGAGTAACAAACAAGAACATTCGTTTAGCCGTCGTTGCAAATCCATCTCATTTGGAAGCTGTTGATCCGGTAGTACAAGGAAAAACTCGTGCAGAACAATTCTACCGTGGTGATGGCGAAGGCAAGAAG gTCATGTCTATTCTTCTGCACGGTGATGCCGCGTTTTGTGGACAAGGTATTGTTTTTGAAACAATGCACTTGTCAGATTTACCTGATTATACAACTCACGGTACCATCCATATTGTGGTGAACAATCAAATTGGATTTACCACCGATCCAAGACATTCACGATCATCGCCCTACTGCACTG ACGTCGCAAGGGTAGTGAACGCACCCATTTTCCACGTTAATTCGGATGATCCTGAGGCGGTGATGCACGTTTGCAAAGTCGCTGCTGAATGGAGAGCAACTTTCCACAAGGATGTTGTCATTGACATTGTGTCGTATAGACGAAATGGTCACAATGAAATTGACGAACCTATGTTTACACAGCCTTTAATGTatcgtaaaatcaaaaatactCCACCAGCTTTGGATAAATATGCTCAAAACCTTACCAACGATGGTGTCGTCACTCCGGAGGAAGTTAAG GATGTCAAagacaaatatgaaaaaatctgTGAAGAAGCGTACGTTAATGCTAGACAAGAAACACACATTAAGTATAAGGATTGGCTAGATTCTCCATGGTCTGGTTTCTTTGAGGGAAAAGATCCACTGAAAGTATCTCCTACTGGCATTAAGGAAGATACACTTATTCACATTGGAAAGAAATTCTCGTCACCTCCTCCTAATGCGGCTGAGTTCGTCATTCATAAAG GTATTGAACGTATTCTGAAATCGCGTATGGAAATGATTGAGGCTAGAACAGTGGACTGGGCTCTTGGAGAAGCAATGGCTTTCGGTTCTCTGCTTAAAGAAGGCATTCACGTTAGATTGTCGGGTCAGGATGTAGAGAGAGGAACTTTCTCTCACAGACATCATGTTCTTCATCATCAAACCGTAGACAAGGCTACGTACAGGCCATTGTGCTACCTTTATCCAGATCAAGCTCCATACACCGTGTGCAATAGTTCTCTATCAGAATTTGGTGTACTTG GATTTGAATTGGGTTATTCTATGACAAATCCAAATGCGTTGGTATGTTGGGAAGCACAATTTGGCGATTTTAACAATACAGCACAATGTATAATTGATCAGTTTATTAGCAGTGGCCAAGCTAAATGGGTGCGTCAATCTGGTCTTGTTATGTTGCAACCTCATGGACTCGAGGGAATG GGTCCGGAACATTCGAGTGCTCGTTTAGAGCGCTTCTTGCAAATGTCTGCGGATGATCCAGATTATTTCCCCCCGGAAAGCGAAGAATTCGCTGTACGTCAGTTGCACGATATTAACTGGATTGTTGCTAATTGCAGTACACCAGCAAATTATTTCCACATTCTAAGAAGGCAGATTGCATTGCCATTCAGAAAACCATTGATTTTGATGACACCAAAGTCACTGCTCCGTCATCCGGAAGCAAAATCCAGTTTCGATCTAATGTTGGAGAATACGGAGTTCCTTAGAGTGATACCAGAAGAAGGTCCAGCTACTCAAAATCCTAACAATGTTAAAAGAGTGCTGTTCTGTTCCGGCAAAGTTTTCTATGATTTGAAGAAATCACGCGCGGAAAGACAATTGGAGGATAAAATCGCTATTGCAAGAGTTGAACAG ATTTCACCTTTCCCATACGATTTAGTTAAGAAAGAAGCTGCTAAATATCCAAATGCAGAATTAATATGGGCCCAAGAAGAACCTAAAAATCAGGGTGGCTGGACATACGTTCAACCCAGATTCAATACAGCTCTTAACGGAACCCGCCCTGTATC CGGTGGAAATACGTCAAGTGAAAGTAGCGGAGGGTGGTTTAGTGGTTGGTTTTCATCATCTAAACCAACAACAACAACCGCATCCAACTCCGAATCAGTAGAATCTGACAAACCCAAACAGAGAACAGTGAG ATATGTTGGTCGCCCAACGGCAGCTTCGCCTGCAACAGGAAGCAAGATGCAGCACCTTAAGGAACTCAAACAGTTGTTCGAcgattcttttaatatttaa
- the Nc73EF gene encoding oxoglutarate dehydrogenase Nc73EF isoform X6: MYKARTVFSTLAPLAPRMCGPQRFASWLVRSHPLTRTTQKMVTDSIRKYNSRVATEPFLNGSSSSYVEEMYNAWLQDPNSVHVSWDAFFRSSTAGAPPGAAYQAPPSLAPSHNQIPLGALLPLGGGSQLSQVPINEKIIDDHLAVQAIIRSYQIRGHHIAKLDPLGINSADLDDRHPQELLYNYYSFEESDMDRIFKLPSTTFIGGKEKALPLREILRRLEAAYCGHIGVEFMFINSLEQCNWIRQKMETPGVMEMTNDERRLILARLTRATGFEAFLARKWSSEKRFGLEGCEILIPAMKQVIDKSTELGVESVVMGMPHRGRLNVLANVCRKPLSQIFTQFAALEAADDGSGDVKYHLGTYIERLNRVTNKNIRLAVVANPSHLEAVDPVVQGKTRAEQFYRGDGEGKKVMSILLHGDAAFCGQGIVFETMHLSDLPDYTTHGTIHIVVNNQIGFTTDPRHSRSSPYCTDVARVVNAPIFHVNSDDPEAVMHVCKVAAEWRATFHKDVVIDIVSYRRNGHNEIDEPMFTQPLMYRKIKNTPPALDKYAQNLTNDGVVTPEEVKDVKDKYEKICEEAYVNARQETHIKYKDWLDSPWSGFFEGKDPLKVSPTGIKEDTLIHIGKKFSSPPPNAAEFVIHKGIERILKSRMEMIEARTVDWALGEAMAFGSLLKEGIHVRLSGQDVERGTFSHRHHVLHHQTVDKATYRPLCYLYPDQAPYTVCNSSLSEFGVLGFELGYSMTNPNALVCWEAQFGDFNNTAQCIIDQFISSGQAKWVRQSGLVMLQPHGLEGMGPEHSSARLERFLQMSADDPDYFPPESEEFAVRQLHDINWIVANCSTPANYFHILRRQIALPFRKPLILMTPKSLLRHPEAKSSFDLMLENTEFLRVIPEEGPATQNPNNVKRVLFCSGKVFYDLKKSRAERQLEDKIAIARVEQISPFPYDLVKKEAAKYPNAELIWAQEEPKNQGGWTYVQPRFNTALNGTRPVSYVGRPTAASPATGSKMQHLKELKQLFDDSFNI; the protein is encoded by the exons ATGTATAAGGCAAGGACAGTATTTAGTACACTGGCCCCCCTAGCACCACGTATGTGCGGGCCACAAAGGTTTGCATCATGGTTGGTGAGGAGCCATCCCCTGACAAGGACCACACAGAAAATGGTTACTGattcaattagaaaatataacaGCCGTGTAGCCACAGAACCTTTTCTAAATGGCAGTTCCAGTTCTTATGTAGAAGAAATGTATAATGCGTGGTTACAAGATCCCAATAGTGTACATGTG TCTTGGGATGCGTTTTTTCGTAGTAGCACTGCTGGAGCTCCACCAGGTGCTGCATATCAGGCTCCTCCTTCTCTTGCCCCAAGTCATAACCAGATACCATTAGGAGCATTATTACCTCTTGGGGGTGGATCCCAGTTGAGCCAAGTACctattaatgaaaaaataatcgACGATCATCTTGCTGTGCAAGCTATTATTCGATCTTATCAG ATCCGTGGTCATCATATTGCTAAATTGGATCCACTCGGCATCAACAGCGCTGATCTTGATGATAGACATCCACAAGAGTTGctctataattattattcattcg AGGAGTCGGACATGGATCGTATTTTTAAGCTGCCGTCCACCACTTTTATCGGGGGTAAAGAAAAGGCATTGCCACTCCGTGAAATCTTGAGAAGATTGGAAGCTGCTTACTGCGGTCATATTGGAGTGGAATTTATGTTTATCAATTCCTTGGAACAGTGCAATTGGATCCGACAAAAAATGGAGACCCCAGGAGTTATGGAGATGACGAACGACGAAAGAAGACTTATCTTGGCTAGATTAACTCGTGCAACTGG ATTTGAAGCATTCCTTGCACGTAAATGGTCGTCCGAGAAAAGATTTGGATTAGAAGGATGCGaaattttgattcctgccatgAAGCAGGTGATCGATAAATCTACTGAACTAGGTGTCGAATCTGTTGTCATGGGTATGCCTCATCGCGGGCGTTTGAATGTACTTGCTAACGTTTGTCGCAAACCCTTAAGTCAAATATTCACTCAGTTTGCCGCTCTTGAAGCAGCTGATGAT GGTTCTGGtgatgttaaatatcatttGGGAACTTACATTGAGCGTCTAAATCGAGTAACAAACAAGAACATTCGTTTAGCCGTCGTTGCAAATCCATCTCATTTGGAAGCTGTTGATCCGGTAGTACAAGGAAAAACTCGTGCAGAACAATTCTACCGTGGTGATGGCGAAGGCAAGAAG gTCATGTCTATTCTTCTGCACGGTGATGCCGCGTTTTGTGGACAAGGTATTGTTTTTGAAACAATGCACTTGTCAGATTTACCTGATTATACAACTCACGGTACCATCCATATTGTGGTGAACAATCAAATTGGATTTACCACCGATCCAAGACATTCACGATCATCGCCCTACTGCACTG ACGTCGCAAGGGTAGTGAACGCACCCATTTTCCACGTTAATTCGGATGATCCTGAGGCGGTGATGCACGTTTGCAAAGTCGCTGCTGAATGGAGAGCAACTTTCCACAAGGATGTTGTCATTGACATTGTGTCGTATAGACGAAATGGTCACAATGAAATTGACGAACCTATGTTTACACAGCCTTTAATGTatcgtaaaatcaaaaatactCCACCAGCTTTGGATAAATATGCTCAAAACCTTACCAACGATGGTGTCGTCACTCCGGAGGAAGTTAAG GATGTCAAagacaaatatgaaaaaatctgTGAAGAAGCGTACGTTAATGCTAGACAAGAAACACACATTAAGTATAAGGATTGGCTAGATTCTCCATGGTCTGGTTTCTTTGAGGGAAAAGATCCACTGAAAGTATCTCCTACTGGCATTAAGGAAGATACACTTATTCACATTGGAAAGAAATTCTCGTCACCTCCTCCTAATGCGGCTGAGTTCGTCATTCATAAAG GTATTGAACGTATTCTGAAATCGCGTATGGAAATGATTGAGGCTAGAACAGTGGACTGGGCTCTTGGAGAAGCAATGGCTTTCGGTTCTCTGCTTAAAGAAGGCATTCACGTTAGATTGTCGGGTCAGGATGTAGAGAGAGGAACTTTCTCTCACAGACATCATGTTCTTCATCATCAAACCGTAGACAAGGCTACGTACAGGCCATTGTGCTACCTTTATCCAGATCAAGCTCCATACACCGTGTGCAATAGTTCTCTATCAGAATTTGGTGTACTTG GATTTGAATTGGGTTATTCTATGACAAATCCAAATGCGTTGGTATGTTGGGAAGCACAATTTGGCGATTTTAACAATACAGCACAATGTATAATTGATCAGTTTATTAGCAGTGGCCAAGCTAAATGGGTGCGTCAATCTGGTCTTGTTATGTTGCAACCTCATGGACTCGAGGGAATG GGTCCGGAACATTCGAGTGCTCGTTTAGAGCGCTTCTTGCAAATGTCTGCGGATGATCCAGATTATTTCCCCCCGGAAAGCGAAGAATTCGCTGTACGTCAGTTGCACGATATTAACTGGATTGTTGCTAATTGCAGTACACCAGCAAATTATTTCCACATTCTAAGAAGGCAGATTGCATTGCCATTCAGAAAACCATTGATTTTGATGACACCAAAGTCACTGCTCCGTCATCCGGAAGCAAAATCCAGTTTCGATCTAATGTTGGAGAATACGGAGTTCCTTAGAGTGATACCAGAAGAAGGTCCAGCTACTCAAAATCCTAACAATGTTAAAAGAGTGCTGTTCTGTTCCGGCAAAGTTTTCTATGATTTGAAGAAATCACGCGCGGAAAGACAATTGGAGGATAAAATCGCTATTGCAAGAGTTGAACAG ATTTCACCTTTCCCATACGATTTAGTTAAGAAAGAAGCTGCTAAATATCCAAATGCAGAATTAATATGGGCCCAAGAAGAACCTAAAAATCAGGGTGGCTGGACATACGTTCAACCCAGATTCAATACAGCTCTTAACGGAACCCGCCCTGTATC ATATGTTGGTCGCCCAACGGCAGCTTCGCCTGCAACAGGAAGCAAGATGCAGCACCTTAAGGAACTCAAACAGTTGTTCGAcgattcttttaatatttaa
- the Nc73EF gene encoding oxoglutarate dehydrogenase Nc73EF isoform X4, with amino-acid sequence MYKARTVFSTLAPLAPRMCGPQRFASWLVRSHPLTRTTQKMVTDSIRKYNSRVATEPFLNGSSSSYVEEMYNAWLQDPNSVHVSWDAFFRSSTAGAPPGAAYQAPPSLAPSHNQIPLGALLPLGGGSQLSQVPINEKIIDDHLAVQAIIRSYQIRGHHIAKLDPLGINSADLDDRHPQELLYNYYSFGNRARTTYSQELQYRVAALMKKESDMDRIFKLPSTTFIGGKEKALPLREILRRLEAAYCGHIGVEFMFINSLEQCNWIRQKMETPGVMEMTNDERRLILARLTRATGFEAFLARKWSSEKRFGLEGCEILIPAMKQVIDKSTELGVESVVMGMPHRGRLNVLANVCRKPLSQIFTQFAALEAADDGSGDVKYHLGTYIERLNRVTNKNIRLAVVANPSHLEAVDPVVQGKTRAEQFYRGDGEGKKVMSILLHGDAAFCGQGIVFETMHLSDLPDYTTHGTIHIVVNNQIGFTTDPRHSRSSPYCTDVARVVNAPIFHVNSDDPEAVMHVCKVAAEWRATFHKDVVIDIVSYRRNGHNEIDEPMFTQPLMYRKIKNTPPALDKYAQNLTNDGVVTPEEVKDVKDKYEKICEEAYVNARQETHIKYKDWLDSPWSGFFEGKDPLKVSPTGIKEDTLIHIGKKFSSPPPNAAEFVIHKGIERILKSRMEMIEARTVDWALGEAMAFGSLLKEGIHVRLSGQDVERGTFSHRHHVLHHQTVDKATYRPLCYLYPDQAPYTVCNSSLSEFGVLGFELGYSMTNPNALVCWEAQFGDFNNTAQCIIDQFISSGQAKWVRQSGLVMLQPHGLEGMGPEHSSARLERFLQMSADDPDYFPPESEEFAVRQLHDINWIVANCSTPANYFHILRRQIALPFRKPLILMTPKSLLRHPEAKSSFDLMLENTEFLRVIPEEGPATQNPNNVKRVLFCSGKVFYDLKKSRAERQLEDKIAIARVEQISPFPYDLVKKEAAKYPNAELIWAQEEPKNQGGWTYVQPRFNTALNGTRPVSYVGRPTAASPATGSKMQHLKELKQLFDDSFNI; translated from the exons ATGTATAAGGCAAGGACAGTATTTAGTACACTGGCCCCCCTAGCACCACGTATGTGCGGGCCACAAAGGTTTGCATCATGGTTGGTGAGGAGCCATCCCCTGACAAGGACCACACAGAAAATGGTTACTGattcaattagaaaatataacaGCCGTGTAGCCACAGAACCTTTTCTAAATGGCAGTTCCAGTTCTTATGTAGAAGAAATGTATAATGCGTGGTTACAAGATCCCAATAGTGTACATGTG TCTTGGGATGCGTTTTTTCGTAGTAGCACTGCTGGAGCTCCACCAGGTGCTGCATATCAGGCTCCTCCTTCTCTTGCCCCAAGTCATAACCAGATACCATTAGGAGCATTATTACCTCTTGGGGGTGGATCCCAGTTGAGCCAAGTACctattaatgaaaaaataatcgACGATCATCTTGCTGTGCAAGCTATTATTCGATCTTATCAG ATCCGTGGTCATCATATTGCTAAATTGGATCCACTCGGCATCAACAGCGCTGATCTTGATGATAGACATCCACAAGAGTTGctctataattattattcattcg GAAACAGAGCGCGTACTACTTACTCACAGGAACTACAATATCGAGTAGCTGCACTTATGAAAA AGGAGTCGGACATGGATCGTATTTTTAAGCTGCCGTCCACCACTTTTATCGGGGGTAAAGAAAAGGCATTGCCACTCCGTGAAATCTTGAGAAGATTGGAAGCTGCTTACTGCGGTCATATTGGAGTGGAATTTATGTTTATCAATTCCTTGGAACAGTGCAATTGGATCCGACAAAAAATGGAGACCCCAGGAGTTATGGAGATGACGAACGACGAAAGAAGACTTATCTTGGCTAGATTAACTCGTGCAACTGG ATTTGAAGCATTCCTTGCACGTAAATGGTCGTCCGAGAAAAGATTTGGATTAGAAGGATGCGaaattttgattcctgccatgAAGCAGGTGATCGATAAATCTACTGAACTAGGTGTCGAATCTGTTGTCATGGGTATGCCTCATCGCGGGCGTTTGAATGTACTTGCTAACGTTTGTCGCAAACCCTTAAGTCAAATATTCACTCAGTTTGCCGCTCTTGAAGCAGCTGATGAT GGTTCTGGtgatgttaaatatcatttGGGAACTTACATTGAGCGTCTAAATCGAGTAACAAACAAGAACATTCGTTTAGCCGTCGTTGCAAATCCATCTCATTTGGAAGCTGTTGATCCGGTAGTACAAGGAAAAACTCGTGCAGAACAATTCTACCGTGGTGATGGCGAAGGCAAGAAG gTCATGTCTATTCTTCTGCACGGTGATGCCGCGTTTTGTGGACAAGGTATTGTTTTTGAAACAATGCACTTGTCAGATTTACCTGATTATACAACTCACGGTACCATCCATATTGTGGTGAACAATCAAATTGGATTTACCACCGATCCAAGACATTCACGATCATCGCCCTACTGCACTG ACGTCGCAAGGGTAGTGAACGCACCCATTTTCCACGTTAATTCGGATGATCCTGAGGCGGTGATGCACGTTTGCAAAGTCGCTGCTGAATGGAGAGCAACTTTCCACAAGGATGTTGTCATTGACATTGTGTCGTATAGACGAAATGGTCACAATGAAATTGACGAACCTATGTTTACACAGCCTTTAATGTatcgtaaaatcaaaaatactCCACCAGCTTTGGATAAATATGCTCAAAACCTTACCAACGATGGTGTCGTCACTCCGGAGGAAGTTAAG GATGTCAAagacaaatatgaaaaaatctgTGAAGAAGCGTACGTTAATGCTAGACAAGAAACACACATTAAGTATAAGGATTGGCTAGATTCTCCATGGTCTGGTTTCTTTGAGGGAAAAGATCCACTGAAAGTATCTCCTACTGGCATTAAGGAAGATACACTTATTCACATTGGAAAGAAATTCTCGTCACCTCCTCCTAATGCGGCTGAGTTCGTCATTCATAAAG GTATTGAACGTATTCTGAAATCGCGTATGGAAATGATTGAGGCTAGAACAGTGGACTGGGCTCTTGGAGAAGCAATGGCTTTCGGTTCTCTGCTTAAAGAAGGCATTCACGTTAGATTGTCGGGTCAGGATGTAGAGAGAGGAACTTTCTCTCACAGACATCATGTTCTTCATCATCAAACCGTAGACAAGGCTACGTACAGGCCATTGTGCTACCTTTATCCAGATCAAGCTCCATACACCGTGTGCAATAGTTCTCTATCAGAATTTGGTGTACTTG GATTTGAATTGGGTTATTCTATGACAAATCCAAATGCGTTGGTATGTTGGGAAGCACAATTTGGCGATTTTAACAATACAGCACAATGTATAATTGATCAGTTTATTAGCAGTGGCCAAGCTAAATGGGTGCGTCAATCTGGTCTTGTTATGTTGCAACCTCATGGACTCGAGGGAATG GGTCCGGAACATTCGAGTGCTCGTTTAGAGCGCTTCTTGCAAATGTCTGCGGATGATCCAGATTATTTCCCCCCGGAAAGCGAAGAATTCGCTGTACGTCAGTTGCACGATATTAACTGGATTGTTGCTAATTGCAGTACACCAGCAAATTATTTCCACATTCTAAGAAGGCAGATTGCATTGCCATTCAGAAAACCATTGATTTTGATGACACCAAAGTCACTGCTCCGTCATCCGGAAGCAAAATCCAGTTTCGATCTAATGTTGGAGAATACGGAGTTCCTTAGAGTGATACCAGAAGAAGGTCCAGCTACTCAAAATCCTAACAATGTTAAAAGAGTGCTGTTCTGTTCCGGCAAAGTTTTCTATGATTTGAAGAAATCACGCGCGGAAAGACAATTGGAGGATAAAATCGCTATTGCAAGAGTTGAACAG ATTTCACCTTTCCCATACGATTTAGTTAAGAAAGAAGCTGCTAAATATCCAAATGCAGAATTAATATGGGCCCAAGAAGAACCTAAAAATCAGGGTGGCTGGACATACGTTCAACCCAGATTCAATACAGCTCTTAACGGAACCCGCCCTGTATC ATATGTTGGTCGCCCAACGGCAGCTTCGCCTGCAACAGGAAGCAAGATGCAGCACCTTAAGGAACTCAAACAGTTGTTCGAcgattcttttaatatttaa